TTGTGAACGTGCGAATCAGGAAATGATGATCTACTGTGTCAATTACAATGCTCACCAAACACTGACCATAATCGCAGCTAAAAGAGTGGCAGAACATCGCGTTTTCTTAAACAGCAGACAAGTTCGGACAATTGAAGGCACAATTCGTAAGCAATCGTAAGCAATAAAAGAAAATGACTTCCAAGGATGAAATCGGTTGGAAGGGCGGGCCACCCCTAGAGCGTCTCAAATTGGAGATAGGAAGGTATCCAATGTACCCCAGGAAAGTGAATATGCAATTTCTCTTTTAAATAATGCGAGGATCGCTGAAGAACGTATTATTCAAGCGTACTTCTCATAATTTTTCGTGAAGGTTATTAAAAATACCCCAATATTTATAAATATCCCTCTCAAATGTAGCTAAAGCTTGGGAAGGCACTGTTAATTAATCTGTTTTTTTCGTtccaaaacaaagaaaagaggCTGGAAAAAGTTTCATTTTTAACAGTGAGAGaacgtttaaaaaaaatgttcttaaaGATTTCAGTAGTGCTGCTTGTTAATGCAGGAGCGCCATCTGTTCATTTCCTTCTTGTAGGGCCTAATTCTTGGAGGTCACAAGAGCTCTGTTCTCTGCTTTCAAAATACATTGTGAAGAAAGCGATGTGGGATCTCTGGAGGTCTGCGAAGGAAGTGCACAAGTTGAGCAAATCATTGTGTCCCAGTAGGTGCATTTCGAAGTGTATGTTAAACCACACGGGCATCAGGCTGATAGTAAGGGCAGATTACCAATCAAGCTCTCAAATATCAGAAACAAATGAAGCATTATGATGGAAAGGGCTTCTAGCACCAAACGCATTTGAAAATTTTGACTGCGCGACCGAAATATAAAAAGTTGCTTCAAGCGCTATTGTTTTATATTAAGCAGCATTTTCTATAGAAATTTATTTGCTCGTAGATTTTTCTATACACCTGATGCACGAGATAAAGTAATTGTATTTGGTTAAGAAATGTTTTCTTAGCAAGGGATTTTGCCTTTGTAACATGTCTGGAAATTGAATCGCCAACATGTAAATGTTCTTTCTTATGAACGCCAATAGCAACTGTAATTCACGTTCGAAAGAAAGGCCACACTACTGGAAGCGAATCAGCAAGATTGGTCACAGTGATTTTAATATTTAACTAAGAAATGTACCTTCTAAATTCAAGAAATTGATAAATAAATATTAAGTAGCGGTACTATCCTTGACATGCGTTTATTGAAACAATTTAGAAATATAGTGGAAAATACTAAAACCTTACcgcaaaaaatatttattttttttaatcgcaATCAAGAATATTTGTTAAAGAAAGTGCGAATATCTTAACCCACTATTTCCTCTTTAGCCACCGTAAACTATAACCCTAGTCCGGCATCGGCGCACAATTCGGACTTGATTCATTCCGCTTTAGAATGGCCAGTGCCAGATCAAAATCTGTGTTAATAAAAACATATGACGGAGTACAAGATCTATGCATTACCCGAGATAGAAGAAACCAGTGTTTCGGTCTCAAAAAGAATTTAAAAAAGTCGAACTTAACGATGCCACTGTCTATATAGTGCATTTTACGAGCCATACCGCAGTGCCAAGCAGCGCTGATCGAATTTTATTGGTGGTGAATGTAAAGCTAAACTTGAAGATCGCGCCCTTAAGTAAGCGTCTTATTTGGCGTAAAAATCTACCCTAGCTTTCTGTTTCTGCCAAAACACTTTAAACGGAATTAGAGCTCGAACAATAGCCTAACAGACTTGCACGTAGCCCACAAGAGTTAGGCGTGGCTTCAAGACAGTGCGCAATAGCCGGTGCCGAATCCTCACTTCGGAATGTCTGTGTCTTTCCACAAGCTCATCACACCACTTCCTCTTGTTCTTTCTTCAATCTTGTGCTGCAGCCGTTTAACTTGGTCATCTGAGAAATGATTACGCCAGTCGCCGACGACGCCTTTGCGAATGAAGTCGCCCGTCATTGGCTTCTCCCAACAGTCTGGCCCTACGGTCTCCTTCATTAATTCAGCCCACTTTGGCAACTTCTTCCCAGACAGAGATTGTACTCTATCAGTGATGTTCTTCATGCTGTCGTTTATGCATCCCTTCATGGTTTTCACGCTGATGTTCTGCAGCACGTTCTTCAAACGGGATTCATCACTCCGCAGCTTCTGGCCGAACTCTTCACCGATGAAATCGGCAACCTTCAGCACCCAGCTTCTGGTATCCTTCTTGAGCTGTTCGTACGTCACGAAGAGAACGTTGGGATCATTGCTGTGCTCGTACCATGaaagcaggtggtcgaaatagtCACCAAAATCAACCTTACCTTCCAAAAACATTTCATAAAATTGATCGAATGTGCCGTCTTGAAAGTGATAATCCGGCATGTCCCTCGTGTGGTAGAAGAAAGATACGCAGCAGTCGTAAGGATTCCTTGTCACGTAGATATATTTAGAGTCACTGCAGTATGGCTGGAAACGAAAGGACATGTGCGTCTTGATAGGTCCCGGACGTCTCATGTCTTCAACCGCTTCGGCTCCTTGCGCTTCAAGGAAAGGCATCTCAATCATGGAGGCGAGCATGCTTCGAGGAGGAGGCTGGTTATTGATGATATTGTAAACTATGTGCTGCATCCACGTGGTACCGCACTTGGGGTAGCTAACGATAAAGAGGTCTCCTGGCTGCGCCTTATACCCAAGTGCTGAGCGGACAGATTCCACTGGAAAGCTCTTGCTCAGGTAGACACCATCAACTTCGTGGTACTCAGAATCTGCCATCCTCTTGTACAGGAATCAGGTTATTCAGCTGCAGAGAAGAAGTAATCAAAATGGTAAGTTAGCAGCAGTTCTCT
This region of Amblyomma americanum isolate KBUSLIRL-KWMA chromosome 5, ASM5285725v1, whole genome shotgun sequence genomic DNA includes:
- the LOC144132636 gene encoding sulfotransferase ssu-1-like isoform X3, with translation MADSEYHEVDGVYLSKSFPVESVRSALGYKAQPGDLFIVSYPKCGTTWMQHIVYNIINNQPPPRSMLASMIEMPFLEAQGAEAVEDMRRPGPIKTHMSFRFQPYCSDSKYIYVTRNPYDCCVSFFYHTRDMPDYHFQDGTFDQFYEMFLEGKVDFGDYFDHLLSWYEHSNDPNVLFVTYEQLKKDTRSWVLKVADFIGEEFGQKLRSDESRLKNVLQNISVKTMKGCINDSMKNITDRVQSLSGKKLPKWAELMKETVGPDCWEKPMTGDFIRKGVVGDWRNHFSDDQVKRLQHKIEERTRGSGVMSLWKDTDIPK